A window of the Kiritimatiellia bacterium genome harbors these coding sequences:
- a CDS encoding carbamoyltransferase: MNILGISAFYHDSAAALIRDGEIIAAAQEERFTRKKHDSNFPVNAVRYCLAEGGVHKGQLDAVAFYDKPINKFNRILETYLTVAPSGLKSFMMAVPIWLKQKLWIPLDIELALEKCGMHAPKNMYFPEHHESHAASAFYPSPYESAAILTLDGVGEWATSTLGRGQGHRIEIFKELRFPHSLGMLYSAFTYFTGFKVNSGEYKLMGLAPYGKPKYTQVILDNLLDLKEDGSFRLNMEYFGYLDRLTMTNEKFDGLFGGPPRKAESEISEREMDIAASIQKVTEEIVMRMARHAHQVTGEKHLCLAGGVALNCVANGRLLREGPFEDIWIQPAAGDAGGALGAALLVWHMVHNQPRAAGGDRDKMKGAYLGPAFTDDEIQAFLDSRGYVYKKLPEAEWAPAVAKLMAEEKVVGLLQGRMEFGPRALGGRSIIGDARSSKMQSVMNLKIKYRESFRPFAPTCLAEKVSDYFELDRPSPYMLLVAQVQRDRCKGIEESKTLNIRERINQVRSDIPAITHVDYSARVQTVDRRDNARYYDLIKAFDALTGYGVIINTSFNVRGEPIVCTPEDAYRCFMRTEMDALVLNSFVLEKGAQPAWKDSADWKSEYVLD, translated from the coding sequence ATGAACATCCTAGGCATCAGCGCGTTTTACCACGACTCCGCCGCGGCCCTCATCCGCGACGGGGAAATCATCGCCGCCGCCCAGGAGGAGCGGTTCACCCGCAAGAAGCACGATTCGAATTTCCCCGTCAACGCCGTCCGCTACTGCCTGGCGGAGGGCGGCGTGCACAAGGGCCAGTTGGACGCCGTGGCGTTCTACGACAAGCCCATCAACAAGTTCAACCGCATCCTGGAAACCTATCTCACCGTGGCGCCCAGCGGCCTGAAGTCGTTCATGATGGCCGTGCCGATCTGGCTGAAGCAGAAGCTCTGGATCCCGCTGGACATCGAACTGGCGCTCGAAAAGTGCGGCATGCACGCGCCGAAGAACATGTACTTCCCGGAGCACCACGAGTCGCACGCCGCCAGCGCGTTTTATCCGTCCCCCTACGAGAGCGCCGCCATCCTGACGCTGGACGGGGTGGGCGAGTGGGCCACGAGCACGCTGGGGCGGGGCCAGGGGCACCGGATCGAGATCTTCAAGGAGCTGCGGTTCCCGCATTCCCTCGGCATGCTCTACTCCGCCTTCACGTACTTCACCGGCTTCAAGGTCAACTCCGGCGAATACAAGCTCATGGGCCTCGCGCCGTACGGCAAGCCGAAGTATACCCAGGTCATTCTCGACAACCTGCTGGACCTGAAAGAGGACGGCTCGTTCCGCCTCAACATGGAGTACTTCGGGTACCTCGACCGGCTGACGATGACGAACGAGAAGTTCGACGGCCTGTTCGGCGGGCCGCCGCGCAAGGCGGAGTCCGAGATCAGCGAGCGCGAGATGGACATCGCCGCCTCGATCCAGAAGGTGACCGAGGAGATCGTGATGCGAATGGCCCGGCACGCGCACCAGGTCACGGGCGAAAAACACCTCTGCCTGGCCGGCGGCGTGGCCCTGAACTGCGTGGCCAACGGCCGCCTCCTGCGCGAGGGGCCCTTCGAGGACATCTGGATCCAGCCGGCCGCCGGCGACGCCGGCGGCGCGCTCGGGGCCGCCCTGCTGGTCTGGCACATGGTGCACAACCAGCCGAGGGCCGCCGGCGGGGACCGCGACAAGATGAAGGGCGCGTACCTCGGCCCCGCCTTCACGGACGACGAAATCCAGGCCTTCCTCGACTCCCGCGGCTATGTCTACAAGAAGCTGCCCGAGGCCGAGTGGGCCCCGGCCGTCGCGAAACTGATGGCCGAGGAAAAGGTCGTCGGCCTGCTGCAGGGGCGCATGGAGTTCGGGCCGCGCGCGCTCGGCGGCCGCTCGATCATCGGCGACGCGCGCTCGTCCAAGATGCAGTCGGTGATGAACCTGAAGATCAAGTATCGCGAGTCGTTCCGGCCGTTCGCGCCGACGTGCCTCGCGGAGAAGGTCAGCGACTACTTCGAACTCGACCGGCCTTCGCCGTACATGCTGCTCGTGGCCCAGGTGCAGCGCGACCGCTGCAAGGGGATCGAGGAGAGCAAGACGCTGAACATCCGCGAGCGGATCAACCAGGTGCGGTCGGACATCCCGGCGATCACGCACGTGGATTATTCCGCGCGGGTCCAGACCGTGGACCGCCGGGACAACGCGCGGTACTACGACCTGATCAAGGCCTTCGACGCGCTCACCGGCTACGGCGTGATCATCAACACCTCGTTCAACGTCCGCGGCGAGCCGATCGTGTGCACGCCGGAGGACGCGTACCGCTGCTTCATGCGGACGGAGATGGACGCGCTGGTTCTCAATTCGTTCGTGCTGGAGAAGGGCGCCCAGCCGGCCTGGAAGGATTCGGCGGATTGGAAGAGCGAGTACGTGCTGGATTAG